In a genomic window of [Empedobacter] haloabium:
- a CDS encoding CerR family C-terminal domain-containing protein, whose translation MIEKPIRKSRADGEQSRERLLLAAMKLFAEQGFARTSTREIALAAGANVAAISYYFGDKAGLYKAALTDFLPPPQKNIEMFDRPDFTLRQALEGYYAQLLGPLLEGEEAELCMRLWLREVLEPRGVWAQEINTGIRAEHMAFAAVLARHLGVPVDDEVHRLVHACASLGVHLMIGADVIEALTPQLLAAPDALREWIPKLAGYAEAIVLAEQEKRQKGAA comes from the coding sequence ATGATTGAGAAACCGATACGCAAATCCCGCGCGGATGGCGAGCAGTCGCGCGAGCGCCTGCTGCTGGCCGCCATGAAGCTGTTCGCCGAACAGGGCTTCGCCCGCACCTCCACCCGCGAGATCGCACTGGCCGCCGGTGCCAACGTGGCCGCCATCAGCTACTACTTCGGCGACAAGGCCGGCCTATACAAGGCCGCCCTGACCGACTTCCTGCCGCCGCCGCAGAAGAACATCGAGATGTTCGACCGGCCCGACTTCACCCTGCGCCAGGCGTTGGAAGGCTATTACGCCCAGTTGCTCGGTCCCCTGCTCGAAGGCGAAGAGGCCGAGCTGTGCATGCGCCTGTGGCTGCGCGAGGTGCTCGAACCGCGCGGCGTGTGGGCCCAGGAGATCAACACCGGCATCCGCGCCGAGCACATGGCGTTTGCCGCCGTGCTGGCGCGCCACCTGGGCGTGCCCGTCGACGACGAGGTACACCGACTGGTGCACGCGTGCGCCAGCCTGGGCGTGCATCTCATGATCGGGGCGGACGTGATCGAGGCGCTGACGCCGCAGTTGCTGGCGGCGCCCGATGCGCTGCGCGAATGGATCCCGAAACTGGCCGGCTACGCGGAAGCGATCGTGCTGGCGGAACAAGAAAAACGACAGAAAGGAGCAGCATGA
- a CDS encoding efflux transporter outer membrane subunit — MRKRLCAVAVAMALALTGCGLTGPARQVPDQAPAQWQAPLPHGGSTAALSDWWRGQGDPVLAQLIEAAQQVSPTVATARSRIGQARAERTAAGAALVPAIDGVATSSRTSQQQASVPSSTTSQVYAQATWEIDLFGANRAARDAAQARLDSAQAGWHDARVSVAAETANEYYGLRACEQLLAVAQQDARSRADTARLTELTAKAGFQAPATSAQARASAAEANSRAIAQRAQCDVNVKALVALTAIDEPQLRSRLAGAAQGDSLTDSLAALSPAQGIALAELPAQTLAQRPDVFTAEREVAAASFEVAGARAQRFPRLTLAGAVGRGRVHAGGENVTANTWNIGPVQMTLPLFDAGTRRANVAAAQERYEAAVSSYRGTVRQAVREVEEALVNLQSTDERAGDARTALEGYRSAFVATEERYKNGMASLLELEDARRTRLAAENAMVSLQRERSAAWIALYRAAGGGWSRPAQP; from the coding sequence ATGAGGAAGAGATTGTGTGCGGTGGCCGTTGCCATGGCCCTCGCACTGACGGGGTGCGGCCTGACGGGTCCCGCGCGGCAGGTGCCGGACCAGGCGCCCGCGCAGTGGCAGGCGCCGCTGCCGCACGGCGGCAGCACGGCCGCCTTGTCCGACTGGTGGCGCGGACAGGGCGATCCGGTGCTGGCGCAGTTGATCGAAGCGGCGCAGCAGGTCAGCCCGACCGTGGCCACGGCGCGCTCGCGCATCGGCCAGGCCCGTGCCGAACGCACGGCGGCCGGCGCCGCGCTGGTGCCAGCCATCGATGGCGTGGCCACCTCGAGCCGCACCAGCCAGCAACAGGCTTCGGTGCCATCGAGCACCACGTCGCAGGTGTACGCGCAAGCCACCTGGGAGATCGACCTGTTCGGCGCCAACCGCGCCGCGCGCGATGCCGCCCAGGCCCGCCTGGACAGCGCGCAAGCGGGTTGGCATGACGCCCGCGTGTCGGTGGCGGCCGAAACGGCCAACGAATACTACGGCCTGCGCGCCTGCGAACAGCTGCTGGCGGTGGCACAGCAGGATGCGCGCTCGCGCGCCGACACGGCCCGGCTGACCGAGCTGACCGCGAAGGCCGGCTTCCAGGCGCCCGCCACGTCGGCGCAGGCGCGCGCCAGCGCGGCCGAAGCGAACAGCCGTGCCATCGCCCAGCGGGCCCAGTGCGACGTCAACGTCAAGGCGCTGGTGGCCTTGACCGCCATCGACGAGCCGCAGCTGCGCAGCCGCCTGGCCGGCGCCGCGCAAGGCGACTCGTTGACCGATTCCCTGGCCGCGCTGTCGCCAGCCCAGGGCATCGCGCTGGCCGAACTGCCGGCGCAGACGCTGGCGCAGCGGCCGGACGTGTTCACGGCCGAACGCGAAGTGGCCGCCGCCAGCTTCGAAGTGGCCGGCGCCCGCGCCCAGCGCTTCCCGCGCCTGACCCTGGCCGGCGCCGTCGGCCGCGGCCGCGTGCATGCGGGCGGCGAGAACGTCACGGCCAACACCTGGAACATCGGCCCGGTGCAAATGACGCTGCCCCTGTTCGATGCCGGCACCCGCCGCGCCAACGTGGCGGCCGCGCAGGAACGCTACGAAGCGGCTGTCAGCAGCTATCGGGGCACCGTGCGCCAGGCCGTGCGCGAGGTGGAGGAAGCCCTGGTCAACCTGCAAAGCACGGACGAACGCGCGGGCGACGCGCGCACGGCGCTGGAAGGCTACCGCAGCGCCTTCGTGGCGACGGAAGAGCGCTACAAGAACGGCATGGCGAGCCTCCTGGAGCTGGAAGATGCGCGCCGCACCCGCCTGGCGGCCGAGAACGCGATGGTCAGCCTGCAGCGCGAGCGCAGCGCCGCCTGGATCGCCCTGTACCGCGCGGCCGGCGGCGGCTGGAGCCGCCCCGCCCAACCATAA
- the wrbA gene encoding NAD(P)H:quinone oxidoreductase produces MSKVLVLYYSSYGHIETMAAAVAEGARAAGATVDIKRVPETVPEEVAKNAHFKLGQDAPVATVADLEHYDAIILGAPTRYGRMPSQMAAFLDQTGGLWARGALNGKVGGAFTSTATQHGGQEQTLFSLITNLLHFGMTIVGLPYSFQGQMTLDEVVGGSPYGATTIAGGQGQRQPSELDLAGARHQGELIAKTANKLFG; encoded by the coding sequence ATGTCGAAAGTTCTGGTTCTGTATTACTCGTCCTACGGTCATATCGAAACCATGGCGGCGGCCGTGGCCGAAGGCGCCCGCGCCGCCGGTGCGACCGTCGATATCAAGCGCGTACCGGAGACGGTGCCGGAAGAAGTGGCGAAAAACGCGCACTTCAAGCTGGGCCAGGATGCGCCGGTGGCCACGGTGGCCGACCTCGAACACTACGACGCCATCATTCTGGGCGCGCCCACGCGCTATGGCCGCATGCCGTCGCAGATGGCCGCGTTCCTGGACCAGACCGGCGGCCTGTGGGCGCGCGGTGCCCTCAACGGCAAGGTCGGCGGTGCCTTCACGTCCACCGCCACCCAGCACGGCGGCCAGGAGCAGACGCTGTTCTCGCTGATCACCAACCTGCTGCACTTCGGCATGACGATCGTCGGCCTGCCGTACAGCTTCCAGGGCCAGATGACGCTCGACGAGGTGGTGGGCGGCAGCCCGTACGGCGCCACCACGATCGCCGGCGGCCAGGGCCAGCGCCAGCCCAGCGAACTGGATCTGGCGGGTGCGCGGCATCAGGGGGAATTGATCGCCAAGACGGCCAACAAGCTGTTCGGCTGA
- a CDS encoding 2OG-Fe dioxygenase family protein, with translation MSAAAPAFTPLEQVSTALRTQGYALLAPADVAALAGTPLAQLEALASTWDTLELDNYLKDGGRYRRRRHSCFVQEGDVLAQTAHRAHWQPVEYNALHGGMHRMFAPVQPATIEQPGWQGLLTALGRVCSAVRGERTWYVEAHQFRIDTADGIGRPTPEGAHRDGVDYVAVLLVGRHGIKGGETRVFEADGPNGKRFTMTEPWTLLLLDDAAVIHESTPIQPLGEHGYRDTLVLTYRAGAFQGEQ, from the coding sequence ATGTCCGCCGCCGCACCCGCCTTCACGCCCCTCGAACAAGTCAGCACGGCCCTGCGCACGCAAGGTTATGCGCTGCTGGCGCCCGCCGATGTCGCGGCGCTCGCGGGCACGCCGCTGGCGCAGCTGGAAGCACTGGCGTCCACGTGGGACACGCTGGAACTGGACAATTACCTGAAGGACGGCGGCCGCTACCGGCGCCGCCGCCACTCCTGCTTCGTGCAGGAAGGCGACGTGCTGGCGCAGACCGCGCATCGGGCGCACTGGCAGCCGGTCGAATACAATGCCCTGCACGGCGGCATGCACCGCATGTTCGCGCCGGTGCAGCCGGCCACCATCGAACAGCCGGGCTGGCAGGGCCTCCTGACAGCGCTGGGGCGGGTCTGCTCCGCCGTGCGCGGCGAGCGCACCTGGTACGTGGAAGCCCATCAGTTCCGCATCGACACGGCCGACGGCATCGGCCGGCCCACGCCGGAAGGCGCGCACCGCGACGGCGTCGACTACGTGGCCGTGCTGCTGGTGGGCCGGCACGGCATCAAGGGCGGCGAGACGCGCGTGTTCGAGGCCGATGGGCCGAACGGCAAGCGCTTCACGATGACCGAGCCATGGACCCTGCTGCTGCTGGACGACGCCGCCGTCATCCACGAATCGACGCCGATCCAGCCGCTGGGCGAGCACGGTTACCGCGACACCCTCGTGCTGACCTACCGCGCCGGCGCGTTCCAGGGCGAGCAGTAA
- a CDS encoding efflux RND transporter periplasmic adaptor subunit, with protein sequence MKKMKTKSIALAVAAVCTFGGVGMTLMHNASAAKEEKKPAQTPALTVTTIRPATASLPLQLAANGNVAAWQEAVIGNESNGLRLTEVRVNVGDVVKKGEVLAVFSADTVNAEVAQAKAALAEAQANAAEAQADARRARAVQASGALSEQQISQYLTAEQTAKARIESARAVLAAQQLRLKYTQVVAPDAGVISARSATVGSVVGAGTELFKMIRQGRLEWRAEVTAADLKNIRIGGPVRVKAANGSELTGKVRMIAPTVDPQTRSALVYVDLPPDLNRDAPFKAGMFATGQFELGKSDALTLPQPAVVVRDGFPYVFRLNPDSRVSQVKVRTGRRLGDRIEVVGIDANTQVVLSGAGFLNDGDLVRHVAAPAGAVAANAPATAPK encoded by the coding sequence ATGAAGAAGATGAAGACCAAATCGATTGCCCTGGCCGTGGCGGCCGTCTGCACGTTCGGCGGCGTCGGCATGACGCTGATGCACAACGCCTCGGCGGCCAAGGAAGAAAAGAAGCCGGCCCAGACCCCGGCGCTGACCGTCACCACGATCCGCCCCGCCACCGCCTCGCTGCCGCTGCAGCTGGCGGCCAACGGCAACGTCGCCGCCTGGCAGGAAGCGGTGATCGGCAACGAATCGAACGGCCTGCGCCTGACCGAGGTGCGCGTCAACGTGGGCGACGTCGTCAAGAAAGGCGAAGTGCTGGCCGTGTTCTCGGCCGATACCGTCAACGCCGAAGTGGCGCAGGCCAAGGCTGCGCTGGCCGAGGCCCAGGCCAATGCGGCCGAGGCGCAGGCGGATGCGCGCCGCGCCCGTGCGGTGCAGGCCAGCGGCGCGCTGTCGGAACAGCAGATCAGCCAGTACCTGACGGCCGAGCAGACCGCCAAGGCCCGCATCGAATCGGCCCGCGCCGTGCTGGCGGCGCAGCAGTTGCGCCTGAAGTATACCCAGGTGGTGGCCCCAGACGCCGGCGTGATTTCGGCGCGCAGCGCCACCGTCGGCTCCGTCGTCGGCGCCGGCACGGAGCTGTTCAAGATGATCCGCCAGGGCCGCCTGGAATGGCGCGCCGAGGTCACGGCGGCGGACCTGAAGAACATCCGCATCGGCGGCCCGGTGCGCGTCAAGGCCGCCAACGGCAGCGAGCTGACGGGCAAGGTGCGCATGATCGCGCCGACCGTCGATCCGCAGACCCGTTCCGCCCTGGTCTACGTGGACCTGCCGCCGGACCTGAACCGCGACGCGCCGTTCAAGGCCGGCATGTTCGCCACCGGCCAGTTCGAACTGGGCAAGTCGGACGCCCTGACCTTGCCGCAGCCGGCCGTGGTCGTGCGCGACGGCTTCCCGTACGTGTTCCGCCTGAATCCCGACTCGCGCGTCAGCCAGGTCAAGGTCCGCACCGGCCGGCGCCTGGGCGACCGCATCGAGGTGGTCGGCATCGATGCGAACACCCAGGTGGTGCTGAGCGGCGCGGGCTTCCTCAACGACGGCGACCTGGTGCGGCACGTGGCCGCACCGGCCGGCGCGGTGGCGGCGAACGCTCCCGCCACCGCCCCCAAATAA
- a CDS encoding efflux RND transporter permease subunit, translated as MNFSALSIRNPIPAIMLFVLLTLAGLLAYQANPVQDFPDIELPIVNVTASLPGAAPAQLETEVARKIEDSVATLQGVKNIYTKVLDGDANITVEFILEKNLSDAVNEVRDAVTRVKADMPAELRDPIVSKVSTAGRVVLTFVATARATGGTKMDDADLSWFVDNTVQKRLLAVPGIGSVSRVGGVNREIRVELDDARMAALRVSALDVSRQLRQVQREAPGGRGDVSGAEQSVRTIATVKSAQELAALDIPLGDGRHVRLDQVATVTDTVAESRAIATQDGKPVVAFEVFRTKGASETAVADGARAAVAKLRAEYPNIELKESIDNASPVHENFEGSMELLYEGAILAVLVVWWFLRDWRATLVAAAALPLSVMPAFLGIYWFGYTLNTVTLLSLALVVGVLVDDAIVEIENIERHLRMGKTPMQAALEAADEIGMAVIATTFALVAVFLPTAFMGGIPGKFFKQFGWTAVLAVLASLVVARLLTPMMAAYLLKPKPHKEEQDGWIMSRYMRTMKWCLHHRGITAIASAVFFVCSIMLVGLLPTGFVPPADRDQTQVNLELPPGSTLAQTKVVAEQARAAAMQVPGIVGVFSSVGGGSSGDAFAPGAEAEARRAVLTITTVHRTDRDESMPEIDSLLRAKLANIPGARFTVGPPDTGVKMQLVLQSEDPIALMGAAQRVERELRTLQGIGNVTSSASLVRPEIIVRPDFARAADLGVTAAAIGETVRVATAGDYDFDLTKMNLPERQVPIRVKLPDAVRADLDAIGRLTVPGTNGPVMLANVASITMESGPAQIDRLNRSRNVTLDVELGNRSLGELNAEARALPSMKSLPPSVHIAELGDAQEMASLFASFGIAMAIGVLCIYGVLVLLFKDFMQPVTILAALPLSIGGAIVALLITGRALSMPSMIGLIMLMGIVTKNSILLVDYAILARQAGMSRFDALVDACHKRSRPILMTTIAMGAGMMPLALGLGADPSFRSPMAITVIGGLITSTLLSLLVVPAVFTYIDDTEHLLGRLVRKLRRHPPHDHDGAHDGSHGAAANNGKAVDAVGNPVPHLGSTHH; from the coding sequence ATGAATTTCTCCGCCCTGTCGATCAGGAATCCCATCCCCGCGATCATGCTGTTCGTGCTGCTGACGCTCGCGGGTCTGCTGGCCTACCAAGCCAACCCGGTGCAGGACTTCCCCGATATCGAGCTGCCCATCGTGAACGTCACGGCCTCGCTGCCGGGCGCCGCGCCGGCCCAGCTGGAAACGGAAGTCGCACGCAAGATCGAGGACTCGGTCGCCACGCTGCAAGGCGTGAAGAACATCTACACCAAGGTGCTCGATGGCGACGCCAATATCACCGTCGAGTTCATCCTCGAGAAAAACCTGTCGGACGCCGTGAACGAGGTGCGCGACGCCGTCACGCGGGTCAAGGCCGACATGCCGGCCGAGCTGCGCGACCCGATCGTCAGCAAGGTCTCCACCGCCGGCCGCGTGGTGCTGACCTTCGTCGCCACCGCGCGTGCGACGGGCGGCACCAAGATGGACGACGCCGACCTGTCCTGGTTCGTCGACAACACGGTACAGAAACGCCTGCTGGCGGTGCCCGGCATCGGTTCGGTCAGCCGCGTGGGCGGCGTCAACCGCGAGATCCGCGTGGAGCTGGACGACGCGCGCATGGCCGCGCTGCGCGTTTCCGCACTGGACGTGTCGCGCCAGTTGCGCCAGGTGCAGCGCGAGGCCCCGGGTGGCCGCGGTGACGTCAGCGGCGCCGAGCAGTCGGTGCGCACGATCGCCACCGTCAAATCGGCGCAGGAACTGGCCGCGCTCGACATCCCGCTGGGCGACGGCCGCCACGTGCGGCTGGACCAGGTGGCCACCGTCACCGACACCGTTGCCGAGTCGCGCGCCATCGCCACGCAGGACGGCAAGCCGGTCGTGGCGTTCGAGGTGTTCCGCACCAAGGGCGCCAGCGAGACCGCGGTGGCCGACGGTGCGCGCGCGGCGGTCGCCAAGCTGCGTGCCGAGTACCCGAACATCGAACTGAAGGAATCGATCGACAACGCTTCGCCAGTGCATGAAAACTTCGAAGGCTCGATGGAGCTGCTGTATGAAGGCGCCATCCTGGCCGTGCTGGTGGTGTGGTGGTTTCTGCGCGACTGGCGCGCCACGCTGGTCGCCGCCGCCGCGCTGCCGCTGTCCGTGATGCCGGCCTTCCTCGGCATCTACTGGTTCGGCTACACGCTCAACACGGTGACCCTGCTGTCGCTGGCGCTGGTCGTCGGCGTGCTGGTGGACGATGCCATCGTCGAGATCGAGAACATCGAGCGCCACCTGCGCATGGGCAAGACGCCGATGCAGGCGGCGCTGGAAGCGGCCGACGAAATCGGCATGGCCGTCATTGCCACCACCTTTGCGCTGGTGGCCGTGTTCCTGCCGACCGCCTTCATGGGCGGCATCCCCGGCAAGTTCTTCAAGCAGTTCGGCTGGACCGCCGTGCTGGCCGTGCTGGCCTCGCTGGTGGTGGCGCGGCTGCTGACGCCGATGATGGCGGCCTACCTGCTCAAACCGAAGCCGCACAAGGAAGAGCAGGACGGCTGGATCATGTCGCGCTACATGCGCACGATGAAGTGGTGCCTGCACCATCGCGGCATCACGGCCATCGCCTCGGCCGTGTTCTTCGTCTGCTCCATCATGCTGGTGGGCCTGTTGCCGACGGGCTTCGTGCCGCCGGCCGACCGCGACCAGACCCAGGTCAACCTGGAACTGCCGCCGGGCAGCACGCTGGCGCAGACCAAGGTGGTGGCCGAGCAGGCCCGTGCCGCGGCGATGCAGGTGCCGGGCATCGTCGGCGTGTTCAGCTCCGTCGGCGGCGGTTCTTCCGGCGACGCGTTCGCGCCCGGCGCGGAAGCGGAAGCGCGCCGCGCCGTGCTGACGATCACCACGGTGCACCGCACCGACCGCGACGAATCGATGCCGGAGATCGACAGCCTGCTGCGCGCCAAGCTGGCGAACATCCCGGGTGCCCGCTTTACCGTGGGGCCGCCCGATACGGGCGTCAAGATGCAGCTGGTGCTGCAATCGGAAGACCCGATCGCGCTGATGGGCGCGGCGCAGCGCGTGGAACGCGAGCTGCGCACCTTGCAGGGCATTGGCAATGTCACCTCGAGCGCCTCGCTGGTGCGCCCGGAAATCATCGTGCGGCCCGACTTCGCCCGCGCGGCCGACCTGGGTGTGACGGCGGCGGCGATCGGCGAGACGGTGCGCGTGGCCACGGCGGGCGACTACGACTTCGACCTGACCAAGATGAACCTGCCGGAGCGCCAGGTACCGATCCGCGTCAAGCTGCCGGACGCGGTGCGCGCCGACCTCGATGCCATCGGCCGCCTGACGGTGCCCGGCACGAACGGCCCCGTCATGCTGGCCAACGTGGCGTCGATCACGATGGAAAGCGGCCCGGCCCAGATCGACCGTCTGAACCGCAGCCGCAACGTGACGTTGGACGTGGAACTGGGCAACCGCTCGCTGGGTGAGCTGAACGCGGAAGCGCGCGCGCTGCCGTCGATGAAGAGCCTGCCCCCATCGGTGCACATCGCCGAGCTGGGCGACGCGCAGGAGATGGCGTCGCTGTTCGCCAGCTTCGGCATCGCGATGGCCATCGGCGTGCTGTGCATCTACGGCGTGCTGGTACTGCTGTTCAAGGACTTCATGCAGCCGGTGACGATCCTGGCGGCGCTGCCGCTGTCGATCGGCGGCGCCATCGTGGCGCTGCTGATCACGGGCCGCGCGCTGTCGATGCCGTCGATGATCGGCCTGATCATGCTGATGGGGATCGTGACGAAGAACTCGATCCTGCTGGTGGACTACGCGATCCTGGCGCGCCAGGCCGGCATGAGCCGCTTCGACGCGCTGGTCGACGCCTGCCACAAGCGCAGCCGCCCGATCCTGATGACGACCATCGCGATGGGCGCCGGCATGATGCCGCTGGCCCTGGGCCTGGGCGCCGACCCCAGCTTCCGCTCGCCGATGGCGATCACGGTGATCGGCGGCCTGATCACGTCGACCTTATTGAGCCTGCTGGTGGTGCCGGCGGTATTTACCTACATCGACGACACCGAGCACCTGCTGGGCCGCCTGGTGCGCAAGCTGCGCCGCCATCCGCCGCATGACCACGATGGCGCGCACGACGGCAGCCATGGCGCTGCCGCCAACAACGGCAAGGCCGTCGATGCGGTGGGCAATCCGGTGCCGCATCTGGGCAGCACGCATCATTAA
- a CDS encoding GAF domain-containing protein, whose translation MDSNPASKPSDDDPILTTSAAARLLGVATSTVQLWMESGAIESWKTPGGHRRTRLSRIARLMEPAAAPRTATVGQAVEAALSAVSPAEFRPQEAPSYPVADSEATRLVALAASGLVDSPPEARFDRIVRLASAVTGSPIALISLLTAQRQWFKARVGLAAQETPREWAFCSHAIMQDETFVVEDTSADARFRDNPLVQGDPHIRFYAGVPLRDKAGNALGTLCVIDREPRKLRATELQGLLDLAEIAMEELPEPPAS comes from the coding sequence ATGGACAGCAACCCTGCAAGCAAGCCCAGCGACGACGATCCCATCCTGACCACCAGCGCGGCCGCGCGCCTGCTGGGCGTGGCCACGAGCACCGTGCAGTTGTGGATGGAAAGCGGCGCCATCGAATCCTGGAAGACGCCGGGCGGGCACCGCCGCACCCGCCTGAGCCGCATCGCGCGGCTGATGGAACCGGCCGCGGCGCCGCGCACCGCGACGGTAGGACAGGCCGTGGAAGCGGCGTTGTCGGCGGTGTCGCCGGCGGAGTTCCGGCCGCAGGAGGCGCCTTCCTATCCGGTGGCCGACAGCGAGGCGACCCGGCTGGTGGCCCTGGCCGCTTCCGGCCTGGTGGACAGCCCGCCGGAGGCGCGCTTCGACCGCATCGTCCGCCTGGCCTCCGCCGTGACGGGCTCGCCGATCGCGCTGATCTCTCTGCTGACGGCCCAGCGCCAGTGGTTCAAGGCGCGGGTGGGGCTGGCGGCCCAGGAGACGCCGCGCGAATGGGCCTTCTGTTCGCACGCCATCATGCAGGACGAAACGTTCGTGGTCGAAGACACGTCGGCCGACGCGCGCTTCCGCGACAATCCGCTGGTGCAGGGCGATCCGCACATCCGCTTCTATGCCGGCGTACCGCTGCGCGACAAGGCCGGCAATGCGCTGGGCACGTTGTGCGTGATCGACCGCGAGCCGCGCAAGCTGCGCGCGACCGAACTGCAAGGCTTGCTGGACCTGGCCGAGATCGCAATGGAGGAGTTGCCGGAGCCACCGGCAAGCTGA
- a CDS encoding response regulator — protein MDSSYEIEPGEIEILIVEDSPTQAERLRRLIQSVKYRARVAGNGRLALEAIHERKPHLVLSDIVMPEMDGYDLCRAIKSDAGLRDIPVILVTSLNDPKDIIRGIECGADNFIRKPYAEDYLLNRIGHMLVNQKLRKNQNMEVGIALYLGEQKHFINAERQQILDLLISTYEQAVQVNSELQARERQVIELNMRLAHHAGQLETINREIALKNLELAEASRMKSAFIANMSHELRTPLNAIIGFTGALLMKLPGPLTPEQDKQLNTIRSSARHLLSLINDILDVAKIEAGKVTLSIEPVQCQDLVREVAETLRPLATQKGLALEVVLDEQPITLDTDRRALTQVLINLANNAIKFTEKGHVKISLGLRTADDGKRTVEFSVADSGAGIREEDQAKLFQAFSQLDSTSTRHAEGAGLGLYLCQNLSNLLGGSLYFTSEFGKGSVFTLAMAAKPA, from the coding sequence GTGGACTCCAGCTATGAAATCGAACCGGGCGAGATCGAGATCCTCATCGTCGAGGACAGCCCGACGCAGGCCGAGCGCCTGCGCCGCCTGATCCAGTCCGTCAAATACCGCGCCCGCGTGGCGGGCAATGGCCGCCTGGCGCTGGAAGCGATCCACGAGCGCAAGCCGCACCTGGTGCTGTCCGATATCGTCATGCCGGAAATGGACGGCTATGACCTGTGCCGCGCCATCAAGTCCGATGCCGGGCTGCGCGACATCCCGGTCATCCTCGTCACGTCGCTGAACGACCCGAAGGACATCATCCGCGGCATCGAGTGCGGCGCCGACAATTTCATCCGCAAGCCGTACGCGGAAGACTACCTGCTCAACCGGATCGGCCACATGCTGGTCAACCAGAAGCTGCGCAAGAACCAGAACATGGAGGTCGGCATCGCCCTCTACCTGGGCGAGCAGAAGCACTTCATCAACGCCGAGCGCCAGCAGATCCTCGACCTGTTGATCTCGACCTACGAACAGGCAGTGCAGGTCAACAGCGAGCTGCAGGCGCGCGAGCGCCAGGTGATCGAACTGAACATGCGCCTGGCCCACCATGCCGGCCAGCTGGAAACGATCAACCGCGAGATCGCACTGAAGAACCTGGAGCTGGCCGAGGCGAGCCGGATGAAGTCCGCCTTCATTGCCAATATGTCGCATGAGCTGCGCACGCCGCTGAACGCCATCATCGGCTTCACGGGCGCGCTGCTGATGAAGCTCCCCGGCCCGCTGACGCCGGAGCAGGACAAGCAGCTCAACACGATACGTTCCAGCGCACGCCACCTGCTCTCGCTGATCAACGATATCCTCGACGTTGCCAAGATCGAGGCCGGGAAGGTTACGCTGTCGATCGAGCCGGTGCAGTGCCAGGACCTGGTGCGCGAGGTGGCCGAGACCTTGCGGCCGCTCGCCACGCAGAAGGGACTGGCACTGGAAGTGGTGCTGGACGAGCAGCCGATCACGCTGGACACGGACCGCCGCGCGCTGACCCAGGTGCTGATCAACCTGGCCAACAACGCCATCAAGTTCACCGAAAAAGGTCACGTGAAGATCAGCCTGGGATTGCGCACGGCGGACGACGGCAAGCGTACTGTCGAGTTTTCCGTGGCCGACAGCGGCGCCGGCATCCGCGAGGAGGACCAGGCCAAGCTGTTCCAGGCGTTCTCGCAACTGGACTCCACCTCCACCCGCCATGCCGAGGGCGCCGGGCTGGGGCTGTACCTGTGCCAGAACCTGTCGAACCTCCTGGGCGGGTCGCTGTACTTCACCAGCGAATTCGGCAAGGGCAGTGTATTTACGCTCGCGATGGCGGCCAAACCGGCATGA